One stretch of Holophagaceae bacterium DNA includes these proteins:
- a CDS encoding DUF4382 domain-containing protein, giving the protein MGKLASMAAAAGFGLLLSCSGGSGPGDKATGTTSNLSVHLVGAPGDGVQALSLAIQKVELNGPNGWVAVASPNAAFSLMTLVDGSSAVLTNGASLASGTYSSVRLTLGQGSTAQLAGGNAVPLVPVAQAFVLPFNLTIGSNVADLTLIVDPGRSVQPKGSTLVFAPEWRAVDRNATGSISGTFTDNLGQPLAGALVTAQYFQAFGEPVILRRALTRANGAYTLDLLPFGTACYSVCFPQVGAKSFDAKASLVFTPQSGSPSGTFTTSFSPRADLSSTSGTVTPVTNSSQSDEIQLVFGPILAGSEIQSFIIGTSPGIQQGSAESWAFTKLPGGSTYQLRAKRRTWSPDSSFAEQTRFSGDYAFLTNMDFHYDFFF; this is encoded by the coding sequence ATGGGAAAGCTTGCATCGATGGCCGCTGCGGCGGGATTTGGCCTTCTGCTTTCCTGCAGCGGCGGGAGCGGCCCTGGCGACAAGGCCACCGGCACCACCAGCAACCTTTCAGTCCACCTGGTCGGAGCCCCTGGCGATGGCGTCCAGGCCCTCAGCCTGGCCATTCAAAAAGTCGAATTGAATGGCCCCAACGGATGGGTGGCGGTGGCTAGCCCCAATGCGGCCTTCTCCCTCATGACCTTGGTGGACGGCAGCTCCGCGGTGCTGACGAACGGCGCCAGCCTGGCCTCGGGCACCTATTCTTCCGTGCGGCTCACGCTGGGGCAGGGCAGCACGGCCCAGCTCGCGGGCGGCAATGCGGTGCCGCTGGTGCCCGTGGCGCAAGCCTTCGTGTTGCCATTCAATCTGACGATCGGAAGCAATGTTGCAGATCTCACGCTCATCGTGGACCCAGGCCGCTCGGTGCAACCCAAAGGCAGCACGCTCGTTTTCGCGCCGGAGTGGCGCGCCGTGGACCGCAATGCCACCGGGTCCATTTCTGGGACGTTCACGGACAACCTCGGCCAGCCGCTGGCCGGAGCCCTGGTGACCGCCCAGTATTTCCAGGCCTTCGGCGAACCGGTGATCCTGCGCCGGGCGCTCACGCGCGCCAATGGCGCGTACACCCTGGACCTGCTCCCCTTCGGCACGGCCTGCTATTCGGTATGCTTCCCTCAAGTGGGCGCGAAATCCTTCGATGCGAAAGCCAGCTTGGTCTTCACGCCGCAGAGCGGATCGCCATCCGGCACGTTCACAACCAGCTTCTCGCCCCGGGCCGATCTGAGTTCCACCAGCGGCACAGTGACGCCGGTCACGAATTCGAGCCAGAGCGATGAGATCCAGCTCGTCTTCGGCCCCATCCTGGCCGGCAGCGAAATCCAATCCTTCATCATCGGAACAAGTCCTGGAATCCAGCAGGGCAGCGCGGAATCATGGGCCTTCACGAAGCTTCCCGGCGGCAGCACCTATCAGCTGCGCGCCAAGCGCCGCACCTGGTCGCCGGACAGCAGCTTCGCCGAGCAGACCAGGTTCAGCGGTGACTATGCCTTCCTGACGAACATGGATTTCCATTACGACTTCTTCTTCTGA
- a CDS encoding fumarate hydratase has protein sequence MAECAIPTLTPMDVVEKKSVLPGSYRADMKDLGNLDLTAPVLELIRRTSSRLPQDVIDALVRGRDAEEEGSRAFNTLNDMVRNILLADGHVTPLCQDTGTDIFWVRHPFGLSQRKAKQQIREAIVEATKRSWLRPNCVESLSGKNSGNNLDPFHEGHPVVHFEEWEKPEIDVAIMLKGGGCENVGAQYRLPDVAIGAGRDIGGVRKAIIDAVVKAQGQGCSPGILGVAIGGDRVTGYEKSKEVILRKLGTPNPDPKMDQFEKDITQDLNTLGIGPMGYGGNTTVLGVFVEEMFRHPASFFVSISYMCWSSRRRVMTIGASGEVSFD, from the coding sequence ATGGCTGAATGCGCGATCCCCACACTCACCCCGATGGATGTGGTCGAAAAAAAGTCAGTGCTGCCCGGGAGCTACCGCGCGGATATGAAGGACCTGGGGAATCTGGACCTCACCGCCCCGGTGCTGGAGCTGATCCGGCGCACCAGCTCGCGGCTGCCCCAGGATGTGATCGATGCGCTGGTGAGGGGCCGCGATGCGGAGGAGGAGGGCTCCCGCGCCTTCAACACGCTCAACGATATGGTGCGGAACATCCTGCTGGCCGATGGCCACGTCACGCCGCTCTGCCAGGACACGGGCACGGACATCTTCTGGGTGCGCCATCCCTTCGGGCTGAGCCAGCGGAAGGCCAAGCAGCAGATCCGGGAGGCCATCGTCGAGGCCACGAAGCGTTCCTGGCTGCGGCCGAATTGCGTGGAATCCCTTTCAGGCAAGAACAGCGGCAACAACCTGGATCCCTTCCATGAAGGCCATCCAGTCGTGCATTTCGAGGAATGGGAAAAGCCGGAAATCGATGTGGCCATCATGCTCAAGGGCGGCGGTTGCGAAAACGTCGGCGCCCAGTACCGCCTGCCGGATGTGGCCATCGGCGCGGGCCGCGATATCGGCGGCGTCCGCAAAGCCATCATCGATGCCGTGGTGAAAGCCCAAGGGCAGGGCTGCTCCCCAGGCATTCTCGGCGTGGCCATCGGCGGCGACCGCGTCACGGGCTACGAGAAATCCAAGGAAGTCATTCTCCGGAAGCTCGGCACGCCGAATCCCGATCCCAAGATGGACCAGTTCGAAAAAGACATCACCCAGGATTTGAATACGCTCGGCATCGGCCCCATGGGCTACGGCGGCAACACCACCGTGCTGGGCGTGTTCGTGGAGGAGATGTTCCGCCATCCCGCCAGCTTCTTCGTGAGCATCAGCTACATGTGCTGGTC